CAACAAGATGAAATGTTAATATGGGAAAAAGCAACAGGAGACCCTCTGAGGATAGTATCTGGCTCTGGTTAATAGCAAGAGGGCTTCCAATACACAGTGACGTACAGAACATAGCAACAATGGGCATTATTGGTTGTATAACATTCACCACAGCTTTTGCATAAGTGTTGAGAAAAAGACCCAATGCTACAGGAAGAAGCACCACCTAACAAAGTTTAAATTCATTAGTCCAACAGGAAGGTGATATATCAAGACTAATAATGCAAATATATGATGTTAAGAAGCTATCAAATTAATGACAACAGATCTACAAGTCAACATCTTCATGCCAGTTACAATTATATGCCTGAAGCTTTTATTTGTGCATTATCTCTCAGATAATTAATACAGCAAAATACAGCAAGACAACAAGCAAGACCACTACAGGGAACATCAAATCAACCAAAGAGAGAAACAGAAAATTGTTGAACACAATTGATCAAAGATATGTTTAATTACAGAATAAGAGGAAACATTTATGCCTCAAGAATAAGACAAGTTCATTGGTTTTAGAGATTCCAAATGCACTATTAGACCTTCAGTCCAATGTGTAGATTAGAAAAAAGCATTACTACATGATGGAGGCATATATGGTAAAGTATAAAGAATAAACACATCAACTAATTGAAACTGTACCAATGGCTGAAGTTGAAAACCAACAGAATCGGTTAACCTTCTGTAAGGCACAACCATTTCACCAAAATGAAGATGCTTTCTGGAAAGCAGTTTAGGTACTCTAATCAAGTCGCAAGTTTTAGTAAGGTtggttatggatagaagaagtcATAGTTTATGAACggattcctcttttttctttttgattttgctCAATCTCGACCTTTTATCTTGATTTGTAATTCAATACACAGATCAATGAGGGAGCATTTACTCACAATACAATGCCAGACATACCATGGTTTTAACAGATTTTAAATTAATAACAACGAtaagattttcttttcttttgattgtGAGATTTTTGAGATTTTGATCAGAATTGTACTTATATACACAGCATTTTAAACTATTTAGACAAAACGTAAGCTTTATATTTTCCTTTGGTTCTTTCCTGTACTCACTTTTGTCCAACAGAAGCACAAAATAAAATTCCAGGATACAGAAACTACTTCATATCTCCTTTCCAACCTTCTGGGCCGAATGATAATCTTATAATATCTTCAGACAGCCTACAACATTAATCAACATATAAGTTCTCCAACTCTGTCTATCATGTCCAATCAACCCAACACCTGGTCATTGTCTTTTTCCATCCAGATTCTCCAGAACCTCAATTCATGTTGGGCACATCCACAATCCATTGCTCATTCCTTGAACACTCCGAATGCTTACTCAGATAAGGTGAAGAGGCAAATGATAAAAGGCAAATGATAAAAGACGACTTTGACTTTAAGGGCCCATTCTTCTGAGGATAAAAAGCTTATCCAGGAATCTATAATTTTCTGGATAAGTATCCCCCAAGCAACATTTAAACAGGAaaataatttctccatgttcttttatgcattgaaaaatggCTCGGTAATCTATTACCTATGTTTTGTTGCATTACTAATTTTCtggataagttgctaagatctatccatattCCCATAGTACCCTTTAttctataaatattattatatataacaatatagtataatatattatattttgtatgttataatatataatgttatatattatatattcataaatatagataatgtattttatatataatataattaaatataataaattatattatatttaataatataaaatataaattataatatactacataatattaatatatattaaaataatatattacattacattatattttattataataatataagatattaatattttgttataataataatattattattatccgataataatattatattatattatatataagatagtgtcatatattattttattattattatagggtTAAAGGTAtattaagaatgaaataaaaatgtTATTTTTCTGGTTTATCAAAAAATAACTTACCCACCTCTTAGGTGGACAAGACTTTTTCCCATTTCATGAGTAAATACTatccatgagaaaataatttaccTACCTAGAGAAGCGTGAGAACATGGGTAAATTGGTCAATGAAAAAGTTGGCCAACTTTTCGATGATATTTATCCACCAAAAAACAGACCTTAAGATGGAGCAACTAGATAGTCTTTCTCTAGTGAGTTGAATATGTACTATAAAGTTAGCTAAGTTTCTTTTTCGTTCACTAATCTACCAATTAcaatttcaaaagaaaaattttagttcGATCTCAACTATGAGCAAAAAGATCCAATATTGCTTTCTTAAAGTACATCTTTTTgatatgctgaaaaaatttctttcaaaaaCAATAATACACAACCCAACTTTCTCATATGGTTTGTAAGTTCAACTTCTTAAATGGTAAAACACAATGATTAAATCTATCCTCATGTTTTACAATTTCATCACTTCACCTGCAAAATAGACTTAGACATTGCTACTCCATCAACAGGGATCACCGAGCCAATCAGCAGACCAGTAAGAAGAGGCGTAACAAAAACTGAAGAGATTGTTGTTGAGCTGGTTAGTAGAATACTCAAAGCAACATCTCCTTTGCTCAAGAAACTAGCATAACTTGAGAGCTGTGCACCCGCAACACAAGAAGTAAGAAGAAAACCAGTGAAGAACGTTGAAGGCATTCTGAATAACTTTGCAATCACCAGGCCCAATAGTGGCTTAAGCACATATTGTGCGATATATCCAACAGATAGTGGTAAAGGTCTGCAGCAGATAAGCCATATTAGAACAAGAATTTATAAGCTCGGATCAATGGGTGTTCTATAACAAAGAAAGGGAAGAGACAAGAACCTTCGAAAGGCAAGGGCAAAATCATCAAAGGATAGCCTGATGCCTATGGATAGCATGATCCCTCCAAGGGCAGGAGCATAATATTCTTTTGAAACCCTAGCAAAAGTCAGAAAGAAAACATTTGAATTCCTAGCCACATATTTGAATAATTGTAAAGCCCTGTGTTGCATGAGAACCATAATTTCTTTGCTTATGTATCACAACAGTTTTACTGAAGATACAAaacaaaaaaatacaaaattacttTGCACAGTTCTATATAGTGTGGTCATATTTTCAGCTTATGACCAACTGTATATTTATTTCTATTGTGAAAACATGCCATCAGTGCGTTTGAAAAACCGAGCTTTCTTTAGCTTGCACTTGCCACCTCATTTACTTCCATGACTCCAAGATTATCATAGAAATAAAATGTACCAAAAGCTCTATATGAAACTTTGCAGGGATAAGATTTTTACATTGATTTCATAAGCTATagtcttttttagtaaaaaacaAGTGCCATAATAAACCAAACCAGTAATAAATGGAAAATTATGCAATTAAAATCGCCTAATCTTTGCTTGAAGAATGATACTTTCATTACTTAAAATTCAGCACAGTTCAAATTAACTCCATATATGTGAAATATAGGAATGTCTATTTACTCCATGACCCACAGCACAACCTCTTTGCTTCCATTTCATTGCAAAACATTCAATCACTCCATAAAGCTTCACCATACTAAGTTTGGAAACTCTCCACTGCACAACCCACAATATTACTCCTTCAGGTTTATATTAGAAAAGTTTCCTGCACGGCTGGTTGCTTCCCTAATCATAGCAAAACATATGCAGCATGAGCCAGAGTCTTTTGATTTCATGTTCATCACACAAACAAAAGAAAAGTCCAtacaactccaaagcattctctCCTGAATTCAGGCTTCAGAACCATGTTCTATTTACATCAATATTATCTCAAAAAACACTCCATCAGTGCATAAAACTTCAAATTACTTCCATTCAATCTTCACTTTTTATGATCAAGACTAGCTACAAAGATTGCTCTCAGATTTTGCATCACGAACAGCAACtccttttttctttgattacatgattaaaaaaattcaagCAATTCATCAAACTTTATCTTACTAAATTTCCCTGAATATTTActttatgataaataatttccAACCTATTACCAAGAGAGATACAAGCCAATTCAGCCTCTAGCTCACAagcaaaaatttctttttttagtTCAATTCCATTTCACAAGTAATGCGTGCAAGACCAAACTACCAATTTCCGCTCATTCTTCACTTCTCCCCAATAATTAATCACCTACACTTCAAAACATTAACTTTTCTTCAATCTTTAATTCATGCCCCACAATTCTAAGTATTTCCCATATATCACATGTTCCTTCATTCTCTAATTCACAATCCAAAAGTTCTTTGAACTTCAATTAACCACCACACAAATGTTCATACCATGCGTGCAACTCCCAACTATCAACTTTTGCACACTTCTCGCTGCAATAAACCAAATTTCCTTATATCTTCCCCATTCCACTTCAAATTCTAACTCCCCTTCAATTTTCGTCAACATCAATTTCTAGAACACAACCCAAAGTCCTCTCGACTTCAGTTTCATCATACAAAAACTCAAATTCACATGCAATTCCAAGCTACTAATTTCTTTTAAACGTTCACTTCATCAACCCACAATTCCTCATATTCTCCACTTAAAACATTAAAAACACCAAAAAAGTACCTTCAGAATAGCTCCATTAAAACCAGAAAGAAAAGCTCGGAAAGAAGCATCAACGCACCAGGAGAAGGTCGACGGGTTCACCAGAGCCGCGACGGCAGTGGCCGCGACGACaaaggggagcatggcggagatGACCTGCGAGGGGTCGCCGCCAGCCCTCTCGCCGCCGGCGTACCCGCCAGGGGGCCCCTCTCCAAAGGAGAGAAGCGAGGCGTTGCCCTCCCGCCGCGGCCACCCCACCCTCCCCACCCTTGGGAACGAGGTCGAGCACGCCGACGCCCAACCCCTCGCCCCCCACCTCGCGGTCCTCGGAGTACGGACCCTGCTTGGTCCGGTCACCGCCAGGGACACGAGCGGCGTCCTTCTGGGCGGTTC
Above is a genomic segment from Elaeis guineensis isolate ETL-2024a chromosome 1, EG11, whole genome shotgun sequence containing:
- the LOC105038904 gene encoding probable sodium/metabolite cotransporter BASS3, chloroplastic isoform X2 yields the protein MATLPCACSFARLPSAGAGFREPPRRTPLVSLAVTGPSRVRTPRTARWGARGWASACSTSFPRVGRVGWPRREGNASLLSFGEGPPGGYAGGERAGGDPSQVISAMLPFVVAATAVAALVNPSTFSWVSKEYYAPALGGIMLSIGIRLSFDDFALAFRRPLPLSVGYIAQYVLKPLLGLVIAKLFRMPSTFFTGFLLTSCVAGAQLSSYASFLSKGDVALSILLTSSTTISSVFVTPLLTGLLIGSVIPVDGVAMSKSILQVVLLPVALGLFLNTYAKAVVNVIQPIMPIVAMFCTSLCIGSPLAINQSQILSSEGLLLLFPILTFHLVAFILGYWFPKLPLLSL
- the LOC105038904 gene encoding probable sodium/metabolite cotransporter BASS3, chloroplastic isoform X1; protein product: MATLPCACSFARLPSAGAGFREPPRRTPLVSLAVTGPSRVRTPRTARWGARGWASACSTSFPRVGRVGWPRREGNASLLSFGEGPPGGYAGGERAGGDPSQVISAMLPFVVAATAVAALVNPSTFSWVSKEYYAPALGGIMLSIGIRLSFDDFALAFRRPLPLSVGYIAQYVLKPLLGLVIAKLFRMPSTFFTGFLLTSCVAGAQLSSYASFLSKGDVALSILLTSSTTISSVFVTPLLTGLLIGSVIPVDGVAMSKSILQVVLLPVALGLFLNTYAKAVVNVIQPIMPIVAMFCTSLCIGSPLAINQSQILSSEGLLLLFPILTFHLVAFILGYWFPKLPLLRQEEPVCRTISLCTGMQSSTLAGLLATQFLGSSQAVPAALSVVAMAIMGLCLASFWGNGSRIRDISLMHLPRACSDVDS